A single Mixta calida DNA region contains:
- the opgB gene encoding phosphatidylglycerol--membrane-oligosaccharide glycerophosphotransferase, with the protein MSELFSVILFVASIVIYACKAGRNTFWYLALLLVLGLFIILNATLYASNYFTGEGINDAVLYTLTNSLTGAGVSKYVLPGIGLVLALFLVFCLLSWLLRRRGDRPHHFGYSLLALLLAISSIKTTPAFQQVVDLLGSQSRVGDSDFAQWYHVPQKQIAKPTLNLVYIYGESLERTWFDEQAFPGLAPELSRLKQQQALDFSQTEQLPGTEYTIAGMVASQCGIPLFAPFEGNASASLSSFFPQNICLGDILKNSGYQTYFMQGADLRFAGKDTFLKSHGIDHLYGLQELKDQVADPAYRNNWGFYDDTVMDEVWQKFEQLSQQKQPFALFTLTVDTHHPDGFISRSCDRKSYSYEGKPNQSFSAVACSQQHVARLIERILASPWAKNTLIVVSSDHLAMNNTAWKYLNAHQRDNLFMVIRGDRAQPQLLTMKRSSLDNGATVLDLLGGDKAIGLGRSSLSDRSLSDQFDMKKKVLTWKPDVIQLWGFPKRIDRFSVDREKNSISFSGAHFSLPLLLKISKDKVEPLPEGEYAAPLRYQLADFAADEKFVWVDRCFKMARLWQPTLALSTDLCVAQGQLGAQPQVERIDSANWQGEVRIPQQKLDALRHQQNVAALKIADNDIRYEADSFKLDVPGAPLAVKQFSGISRPEAWGRWSNANLAPEVTIDYVKPLPPRFDLVIRAKAFGPNAQRPIPVRVGDQQQTMTLGHEVSTVTLHFTNPNGSSQLVIMPPEPQLSNEGNIIGQDPRKLGIGMVEIKVVPVAG; encoded by the coding sequence TTGTCTGAACTCTTTTCAGTCATCCTGTTTGTGGCGTCGATTGTTATTTACGCCTGTAAAGCCGGACGCAATACCTTTTGGTATCTGGCGCTGCTGCTGGTGCTTGGCCTGTTTATCATTCTTAACGCCACCCTGTACGCCAGTAACTACTTCACCGGCGAAGGGATTAACGATGCGGTGCTCTATACCCTGACCAACAGTCTGACAGGCGCAGGCGTCAGCAAATATGTGCTGCCCGGCATCGGACTGGTGCTGGCGCTGTTTCTGGTCTTTTGCCTGCTTTCCTGGCTGCTGCGGCGACGCGGCGATCGGCCGCACCATTTCGGCTACAGCCTGTTGGCGCTGCTGCTGGCGATCAGCTCGATTAAAACCACGCCCGCCTTTCAGCAGGTGGTCGATCTGCTCGGCTCGCAGAGCCGCGTCGGCGATTCCGACTTCGCGCAGTGGTATCACGTGCCGCAAAAGCAGATCGCCAAACCGACGCTGAACCTGGTCTATATCTATGGCGAAAGCCTGGAGCGCACCTGGTTCGACGAACAGGCATTTCCCGGCCTGGCGCCGGAGCTGAGCCGCCTGAAACAGCAGCAGGCGCTCGATTTCTCACAGACCGAGCAGCTGCCCGGCACCGAATACACCATCGCCGGGATGGTCGCCTCGCAGTGCGGCATTCCGCTGTTCGCCCCCTTTGAAGGCAACGCCTCGGCATCGCTCTCCAGCTTCTTCCCGCAGAATATCTGCCTGGGCGACATCCTGAAAAACTCCGGCTATCAGACATATTTTATGCAGGGTGCCGATCTGCGCTTCGCTGGCAAAGATACCTTTTTGAAGTCGCACGGCATCGATCATCTGTACGGCTTGCAGGAGTTGAAAGATCAGGTCGCCGATCCAGCCTACCGCAATAACTGGGGCTTCTATGACGATACGGTAATGGATGAGGTATGGCAGAAGTTCGAGCAGCTGTCGCAGCAGAAACAGCCTTTCGCCCTGTTTACCCTGACGGTCGACACCCATCACCCGGACGGCTTTATCTCGCGCAGCTGCGATCGTAAAAGCTACAGCTATGAAGGCAAACCGAACCAGTCGTTCAGCGCCGTCGCCTGTAGTCAGCAGCACGTGGCGCGCCTGATAGAACGCATTCTCGCGTCGCCGTGGGCGAAAAACACCCTGATTGTGGTCTCGTCCGATCACCTGGCGATGAACAATACCGCATGGAAATACCTGAATGCCCATCAGCGCGACAACCTGTTTATGGTGATTCGCGGCGACCGCGCGCAGCCGCAGCTGTTGACGATGAAGCGCAGCTCGCTGGATAACGGCGCCACCGTGCTGGATCTGCTCGGCGGCGACAAGGCGATAGGCCTTGGACGCAGCTCCCTCTCGGATCGGTCGCTGTCGGATCAGTTCGATATGAAGAAAAAGGTGCTGACATGGAAACCGGACGTTATCCAGCTGTGGGGCTTCCCGAAACGTATCGACCGTTTTAGCGTCGACCGCGAGAAAAACAGCATCAGCTTCTCCGGCGCGCATTTCAGCCTGCCGTTGCTGCTCAAAATTAGCAAAGATAAAGTCGAGCCGCTGCCGGAAGGGGAATATGCCGCGCCGCTGCGCTATCAGCTGGCCGATTTCGCCGCCGATGAGAAATTCGTCTGGGTCGACCGCTGCTTTAAAATGGCGCGGCTGTGGCAGCCGACGCTGGCGCTCTCAACCGACCTCTGCGTGGCGCAGGGTCAGCTTGGCGCGCAGCCGCAGGTAGAACGCATCGACAGCGCGAACTGGCAGGGCGAAGTGCGTATCCCCCAGCAGAAGCTGGATGCGCTGCGCCATCAGCAAAATGTGGCCGCGCTGAAGATCGCCGATAACGATATTCGCTACGAGGCGGATAGCTTTAAGCTCGACGTGCCGGGCGCGCCGCTGGCGGTGAAGCAGTTCAGCGGCATTTCCCGGCCGGAAGCCTGGGGCCGCTGGTCCAACGCTAACCTCGCGCCGGAAGTGACGATCGATTACGTCAAACCGCTGCCGCCGCGTTTCGATCTGGTGATCCGCGCCAAAGCTTTTGGCCCCAATGCGCAGCGCCCGATTCCGGTGCGCGTCGGCGACCAGCAGCAGACCATGACGCTGGGCCATGAGGTGAGTACCGTGACGCTGCACTTCACCAACCCCAACGGCAGCAGCCAGCTGGTGATTATGCCGCCGGAACCGCAGCTCTCTAACGAGGGTAATATCATTGGTCAGGATCCGCGCAAGCTGGGTATCGGCATGGTGGAAATCAAAGTGGTGCCGGTAGCCGGTTAG